A genomic region of Tamandua tetradactyla isolate mTamTet1 chromosome 2, mTamTet1.pri, whole genome shotgun sequence contains the following coding sequences:
- the LOC143674113 gene encoding uncharacterized protein LOC143674113 has protein sequence MQPQKLMTFKDVAVDFTQEEWALLDTSQRKLFREVMRENIKLLVSVGCQIFKSDVLSQLIQGGEVWREGIGFLQIPGRKSAFKKQEMLFVQPTCRKDTSNIMSLSSYTQNNSFKCNDLQEDSDHRSTVTPHALIHMIKKPHFCKSHGEVLSEQSSFNQHKQIHTSNRSYECHQSANASSRKSQYNGIHIGDKPYGCLVCRKAFIKISQLRQHERIHTGEKPYECHLCGKAFSQSCNLIKHERTHTGEKPYECHVCGKAFSQSSNLRQHERTHTREKSYACHLCGKAFIRYSHLRQHVRTHSGEKPYECPLCGKAFSRHSQLKQHERSHIGKKPYKCHVCEKSFSRYFQLRQHERSHIGEKPHKCHLCGKVFSQYSYLRKHERIHTGEKPYECSVCGNAFSHWSTLKKHEKTHTGEKSFECHACGKAFIRCSAFKRHERIHSEQKPPECCQCGKTFS, from the exons AAGTTAATGACCTTCAAAGATGTAGCTGTGgacttcacccaggaagagtgggCCCTGCTAGACacatcccagagaaagctgttcagagaagTCATGCGGGAGAATATCAAGCTTCTTGTCTCAGTAG GATGTCAGATCTTCAAATCAGATGTACTTTCTCAGTTGATACAAGGAGGGGAAGTGTGGAGAGAAGGAATAGGATTTCTCCAAATCCCAG GCAGGAAAAGTgcctttaaaaaacaagaaatgctaTTTGTACAACCTACCTGCAGGAAAGACACATCTAACATCATGTCATTG AGTTCTTATACTCAAAATAATTCCTTTAAATGCAATGATTTGCAAGAAGATTCTGATCACAGATCCACAGTGACTCCACATGCATTAATTCACATGATAAAGAAACCTCATTTCTGCAAGTCACATGGAGAAGTCCTCAGTGAACagtcatcttttaatcaacaTAAGCAGATTCATACTAGCAATAGATCTTATGAATGTCATCAAAGTGCTAATGCAAGCTCCAGGAAAAGTCAATACAATGGCATTCATATTGGAGATAAACCATATGGATGCCTTGTATGTAGGAAAGCTTTCATTAAAATTTCTCAGCTTAGGCagcatgagagaattcacactggagagaagccatatgaatgtcatctatgtggaaaagccttcagtcaatCTTGTAATCTCataaaacatgagagaactcacactggagagaaaccctatgagtgtcatgtatgtgggaaagccttcagtcaatcTTCTAATCTTCGACAACATGAAAGAACTCACACTAGAGAGAAATCCTATGCATgtcatctgtgtgggaaagctttcattcgATATTCTCACCTTAGACAACATGTGAGAACGCACAGtggggagaaaccctatgaatgtcctcTATGTGGCAAAGCCTTCAGCCGACATTCTCAACTTAAACAACATGAGAGATCTCACATTGGaaagaaaccctacaaatgtCATGTATGTGAGAAATCTTTTAGTCGATATTTTCagcttagacaacatgagagatcACACATTGGAGAGAAACCCCATAAATGTCATCTGTGTGGTAAAGTCTTTAGTCAATATTCCTACcttagaaaacatgagagaattcacactggagagaaaccatatgaatgcagTGTGTGTGGGAATGCCTTCAGTCACTGGTCAACCCTCaaaaaacatgagaaaactcacactggagagaaatcctTTGAATGCCAtgcatgtgggaaagccttcattcGTTGCTCTGCCTTTAAACGACATGAGAGAATTCACTCTGAACAGAAGCCTCCTGAATGTTGCcagtgtgggaaaaccttcagctGA